The DNA sequence CCGTGCGGGCCACGACCGACGCTCCGCCGGGAGGCTGATCCATGCATCTCGGAGAAGACCTCATCATCCTCGGCATCCTGCTGCTCGTCGCGTACGTGCTCGGACGCCTCGGCAAGCTGGTGGGGCTCCCCGCGATCCCCATCTACATGCTCGTCGGCCTGCTGGCGAGCCCGCACACCGGCTGGTTCCCGCTCGACTTCGAGAGCAACTACATCGAGCTCATCGCGATCTTCGGGCTCATCCTGCTGCTGTTCAACCTGGGCCTGGAGTTCGACCAGGACGAGTTCTTCGGCAACTTCGGCAAGCTGGTCATCTCCGGCGGCTCCTACATCCTCATCAACATGGGGGTCGGCCTCGCGTTCGGCTTCTGGGTCGGCTGGGGGACGCGGGAGGCGCTGATCATCGCCGGGATGACGGCCACGTCGTCGTCCGCGATCGTGACCAAGCTGCTCATCGAGCTGCGCCGCCTGCCGAACACCGAGACGCCGATGATCCTCGGCGTGACGGTCGTGGAGGACATCTTCATCGCGATCTACCTCGCGATCGTCTCCGTCGTGCTGAGCGGGGAGACCGACTTCTGGCCGGTGGTCGGCAAGCTGACGGTCGCCTTCCTGTTCCTGGTCGTGATGTTCACGCTGGCCCGGTTCGGCGGGAGGTACGTCTCCCGGCTGTTCCGGACGAAGGACGACGAGCTGTTCACGATCCTGTTCTTCGGGCTCGCGGTGCTGTTCGCCGGGATCGGCGAGATCCTCGGCGTCACGGACGCGATCGGCGCGTTCCTGATCGGGCTCGTGCTGGGCGCGACGAAGTACCGGAACAAGATCGAGCACATCGCCATCCCGTTGCGGGACGTGTTCGCGGCGTTCTTCTTCCTCAACTTCGGGCTGGAGCTCGATCCGGCGAAGTTCCCCGCGGTGCTCGGCCCGGTGCTCATCGCCGTCGCCATGACGATCGTGCTCAACATCCTCGCCGGGCAGTTCGTCGCGTGGCTGAACGGCTTCGGAGCACAGGCCGGCATCAACACCGCGGTCATCCTGCAGAACCGCGGCGAGTTCGCGCTCATCCTCGCGACGCTGTCACTCGGCGCGGGACTGGACGCGCGCATCGTGCCGTTCGCCGGCCTCTACGTGCTGATCATGGCCGTGATCGGGCCCGTCCTCGCAGCGAACTCCGAGAAGATCGGTGGGATGATTCTCCGGTCCGGATCGTCCAAGCGGCGCGACCGGCGGAAGAAGCGCGATCCCATGCTCGACGAGGAGATCGCACTCGTCGAGGCGGCCACCGCCGACCTC is a window from the Leifsonia shinshuensis genome containing:
- a CDS encoding cation:proton antiporter, which translates into the protein MHLGEDLIILGILLLVAYVLGRLGKLVGLPAIPIYMLVGLLASPHTGWFPLDFESNYIELIAIFGLILLLFNLGLEFDQDEFFGNFGKLVISGGSYILINMGVGLAFGFWVGWGTREALIIAGMTATSSSAIVTKLLIELRRLPNTETPMILGVTVVEDIFIAIYLAIVSVVLSGETDFWPVVGKLTVAFLFLVVMFTLARFGGRYVSRLFRTKDDELFTILFFGLAVLFAGIGEILGVTDAIGAFLIGLVLGATKYRNKIEHIAIPLRDVFAAFFFLNFGLELDPAKFPAVLGPVLIAVAMTIVLNILAGQFVAWLNGFGAQAGINTAVILQNRGEFALILATLSLGAGLDARIVPFAGLYVLIMAVIGPVLAANSEKIGGMILRSGSSKRRDRRKKRDPMLDEEIALVEAATADLDSDTRRDDTRADDTRQAVDRIVEQAMQQQDTTVERKRD